A genome region from Acidobacteriota bacterium includes the following:
- a CDS encoding MBL fold metallo-hydrolase: MADFIKFLGTAGARYVVAKQLRSSAGVFLNLKGKKIILDPGPGTLVRCAASKPKIDVAALDAVILSHLHIDHTNDVNILIDAMTEGGLKKRGVLFAPPECLHGENAIVLNYLRSFLQEIVMLEEDRSYCLGDLSFMTSINLDHNVQTYGMKFDLKSQKLSFIVDTKFFPGLIENFEDSDILVINVVRASTYDRLGIPRTEIPHLSLDDAKKIVLAIKPKKVVLTHFGMTLLKAKPWEMAQRMSDETGIEIIAASDGLSMAL; the protein is encoded by the coding sequence ATGGCGGATTTCATTAAATTTCTTGGGACAGCAGGAGCGCGCTATGTCGTGGCGAAGCAGTTGCGATCCTCGGCGGGCGTCTTTTTGAATCTGAAAGGCAAGAAGATCATCCTGGATCCCGGTCCCGGAACACTCGTCCGCTGCGCAGCTTCGAAGCCGAAGATCGATGTGGCTGCCCTTGATGCCGTCATCCTGAGCCATCTCCACATCGATCACACGAACGATGTCAACATCCTTATAGATGCCATGACGGAAGGGGGGTTGAAAAAGAGAGGCGTTCTCTTCGCACCTCCGGAGTGCCTCCACGGAGAGAATGCCATTGTCCTGAACTACCTGCGCAGCTTCCTCCAGGAGATCGTAATGCTGGAGGAAGACCGCTCCTATTGCCTCGGAGACCTTTCATTTATGACCTCCATCAATCTCGATCACAACGTTCAGACCTACGGGATGAAATTCGATCTGAAAAGCCAGAAACTTTCCTTCATCGTTGACACAAAATTTTTCCCTGGCTTGATCGAGAATTTTGAGGATTCGGACATTCTTGTCATCAACGTAGTTCGCGCTTCCACATATGACAGGCTGGGAATTCCGCGAACGGAGATCCCTCACCTCAGCCTGGACGACGCGAAGAAGATCGTCCTGGCGATCAAACCGAAAAAGGTGGTGCTGACACACTTTGGCATGACCCTCCTGAAGGCGAAGCCCTGGGAGATGGCTCAGAGGATGAGCGATGAGACCGGAATTGAGATCATCGCCGCATCCGACGGTCTTTCCATGGCTCTGTAG